The following are encoded together in the Pseudoalteromonas piscicida genome:
- a CDS encoding sensor domain-containing diguanylate cyclase has product MLQSRLNGVKIYSNFSGKLTLLLAVIYGAVFLFSSSIFALDDNCSLTTAHGNSISLAINTTSYSKIERGNNTVSIACNLNEDSVISFVDVGLNHYQWGVNVPSLVKFSQPAFIIPKGKYTATLSLDSMQIHTPRFRLMSVPKFIWESQKTSLVMGAFYGLCFTLICYVLIMGSRLNDPIFRLYGAYIFCLCGFVLFQEGQLNLFVSSQYKSLLKHAYLLSIGLTVVSATWFMLSILLVDKQWPKLTLSLKSAAAIVMLLSVLKMSTQQAQLSYLFSQIMAYITLVIVATLFVLSALQTKRKIGEASLVFAALSLVLVGMVFRVLLVGYSPFMQRYALIFAFAIESLLLAVAVSKRIGRLRQQKQQAENEANYDQLCAIFNRRGWHKQANVLVEQFNKRDGVLALFYVDLDKFKLINDQFGHDAGDKALTHVATFLSSSIRKQDIVGRLGGDEFAALCLFDDIQSAEEKAQQLQQQLNTLQFSHGKQKVAIQGSVGRAFAQHPITDISDLIAQADKQMYQQKTLS; this is encoded by the coding sequence GTGCTGCAGTCTAGGTTGAATGGCGTCAAAATATACAGCAACTTTAGTGGGAAGCTTACGCTCCTACTCGCTGTTATTTACGGCGCCGTATTTTTGTTTAGCTCCTCAATTTTTGCGCTTGATGACAATTGCTCGCTCACGACCGCTCACGGCAACTCGATTTCGCTTGCTATCAATACCACGTCTTATAGCAAAATTGAGCGCGGCAACAACACCGTCTCTATAGCCTGCAATTTAAATGAGGACAGCGTTATTTCATTTGTAGATGTTGGCCTTAATCACTATCAATGGGGAGTCAATGTCCCGTCGCTAGTTAAGTTCTCACAGCCCGCATTTATCATTCCAAAAGGTAAGTACACAGCAACCTTAAGCTTAGATTCTATGCAAATTCATACGCCAAGATTTAGGCTGATGAGCGTGCCGAAATTTATTTGGGAAAGTCAAAAAACCAGCCTAGTCATGGGCGCATTTTATGGCCTTTGCTTTACCTTAATTTGCTATGTATTGATCATGGGTAGTCGCCTCAATGATCCTATATTTAGGCTTTACGGGGCTTATATCTTCTGTCTTTGTGGATTTGTATTATTCCAAGAAGGGCAATTAAATCTTTTTGTTTCATCCCAGTATAAATCATTACTCAAACACGCATATTTACTTAGTATTGGTCTCACTGTGGTTTCGGCAACCTGGTTTATGTTGAGTATCCTACTTGTTGACAAACAGTGGCCAAAACTTACGTTGTCACTTAAAAGTGCCGCGGCTATCGTGATGCTCCTAAGTGTACTTAAAATGTCCACCCAACAAGCACAATTGTCCTACTTATTTAGCCAAATAATGGCCTATATAACCCTCGTTATTGTCGCCACTCTCTTTGTGCTATCAGCTCTACAAACCAAGCGGAAAATTGGCGAAGCAAGTTTGGTTTTTGCGGCACTGAGCCTAGTATTAGTCGGTATGGTATTTCGCGTGCTTTTAGTGGGATATAGCCCATTTATGCAGCGCTATGCACTTATTTTTGCGTTTGCCATTGAGTCTTTGCTGCTTGCCGTCGCCGTGTCTAAACGCATTGGGCGGCTCAGACAGCAAAAGCAACAAGCTGAAAATGAAGCAAATTATGATCAATTGTGCGCTATTTTCAACCGTCGAGGCTGGCACAAACAAGCCAACGTGCTAGTCGAACAATTTAATAAGCGTGATGGTGTTCTGGCATTATTTTACGTTGATTTAGATAAGTTTAAGTTGATTAATGACCAATTTGGTCACGATGCTGGAGATAAGGCGCTTACCCATGTTGCGACGTTTTTATCATCAAGTATCAGAAAACAAGATATTGTAGGACGCCTAGGTGGTGATGAGTTTGCTGCCCTTTGCTTATTTGACGACATACAATCTGCAGAAGAAAAAGCACAACAGCTGCAACAACAACTCAATACCTTGCAATTTAGTCATGGGAAACAAAAGGTAGCAATTCAAGGTAGTGTCGGGCGAGCATTTGCCCAACACCCTATAACAGATATAAGCGATTTAATCGCACAAGCTGACAAGCAAATGTATCAGCAAAAAACCTTATCTTAA
- a CDS encoding alternative ribosome-rescue factor A: protein MTKKSKLQHAHQRGEIKDNALKALVTSPLFKAKVEKSKKGKGSYQRSVKHKGQEPYLKAA from the coding sequence ATGACTAAAAAAAGCAAACTTCAGCATGCGCATCAGCGTGGTGAAATTAAAGACAACGCACTAAAAGCGTTGGTAACAAGCCCGTTGTTTAAGGCGAAAGTTGAAAAGAGCAAAAAAGGCAAAGGTAGTTATCAACGTAGCGTAAAGCACAAAGGCCAAGAGCCTTACCTTAAGGCAGCCTAA
- a CDS encoding MAPEG family protein: MWIHIPILFLLSLTLLLFLLTATSRIRAVKNGDIALQDIRYVEKHAFPERIRLLGNSYDSQFQQPVLFIALLILLHIEQMTGQFWFVLSTVFVAARYWHSYEHVLGSNLRLRTLAFGLSSFCLFFAWFSFLFDRV, encoded by the coding sequence ATGTGGATCCATATTCCGATTTTATTTTTGCTTAGCCTAACGCTGTTATTATTCCTTTTGACCGCAACGAGTAGAATTCGCGCAGTCAAAAATGGTGATATTGCACTTCAAGATATTCGCTATGTCGAAAAACACGCCTTCCCCGAGCGCATAAGATTATTAGGTAATAGCTATGACAGCCAGTTTCAGCAGCCGGTTTTATTTATTGCACTACTGATACTTTTGCATATTGAGCAAATGACAGGACAATTTTGGTTTGTACTCAGTACTGTGTTTGTCGCTGCAAGATATTGGCACAGCTACGAGCACGTACTGGGCAGTAACTTACGATTAAGAACCCTAGCATTTGGGTTAAGTAGCTTTTGCTTGTTTTTTGCCTGGTTTAGCTTCTTGTTCGATAGGGTGTAA